agtgagagagtggttgtggtgttcaactgcctagcacggtaaaaccaccacagcttaCTCAGCTTATTTACCTCCCAATTATCTAATTCAGTCTTTCAGTCCTGCAGAATTATCTGAAAAATGACTCAAATTCCAATTTCCTGTCTGTTTGTTGGCAACATTAGGGAAAGGATGGCTTTCTCTTGCCCACTTGAGTTAGACCTTGTGTCCTTAATTATAACTCTTGTGCTGCTAGCATCTTAAGAAGGTGGCAGCAGCATTGCATAGCTGTGTTTTGGTAGCAGTTCATGTACGATTTTTGATGTGGTTTAGGCTAAGTAAAGGTATTACTAGGAAATAAGTTTCACTGTGTTGCTTACTGTTTCCTagctgaggaaataaaaagttgttGGAGGCATACTGCCAAATTGGAGGAAGATATAAGCTATAACCATGTATTTTCTATTGAGCAATTTGTTCTGTAAATGTATTAAGTGCCTTTAGAATACACTGGGTTACAGATGAGTTGATGTTTTCATGCGTCTAGTCTAAGTAAATGCACTGCCTGCAGAGAGGGAATGTCTGTGCTCTCTGAGTGAAGTCTAATGGCTCTCCAGAGGGAGGGATTGCTAACAGTGTAGGACATACTGAAGgaaatcaatggcaaaactAAACAGCCATCAGTGTTTTGATTGAGGTTGGTTCAGTGATGAGCTGAAACTGCTTTTATTGGCTGTGAGCACAGAAACTGTTACTTACCTTCTGCATCATATGTAAGGAAGAACATTCCCTGATAGAACTTATAGTATATGTGGGAGAGGGTACCTTGGCTTGTAAATTAAAGACAGGCTTACTGAATTTATACTGTGCCTTAATTCGCTaaatctgttctgaaatatCTTCTAGGCACTGCTGAGGTATCCTCTATTCTTGAGGAACGTATTTTGGGAGCTGATACCTCTGCTGAACTTGAGGAGACTGGCCATGTGCTCTCAATTGGTGATGGTATTGCCCGTGTGTATGGCCTAAGAAATGTCCAAGCAGAAGAAATGGTTGAGTTTTCTTCTGGGCTGAAGGTGAGCTTTCACTAAAGCAGTTTATTTATCATTGAAATGAACAGATGACTTTTCAAAGGAGAATCTGAGACTGTATGGATTTACCCATATGGAGATTTTACAggcttcacagaatcacagaattctaggggttggaagggacctcgaaagatcatcgggtccaatccccctgccaaagcaggttcctcagagcaggctgcccaggtaggtgtccagacaggcATTGTGGAGTCtgcttctctggagatattcaacctccctgggcagcctgttccagtgctccgtcaccctcactgtgaagttcttttgcatgttggtgcagaacttcctgtgctctatcttgcggccattgccccttgtcctatccccacaaaccactgagaagaggttagctacatcctcctgtctcccacccctcagatatttatagacattgatgagatcccttctcagtcttcttatctccaggctgaacagacccaggtctctcagcctttcttcatagggaagatgctctgggccccatatcatctttgtggccctccgctggactcttttcaggagatccctgtcttttttgtactggggagcccagaactggacacagtactccaggtgaggcctgcCCAGGGccgagtagagggggaggatcacctcccttgacctgctggccatgctccttttaatgcacgccaggatcccataggccctcttggccacgagggcacactgctggctcatggtcaacctgtcatccaccaggacccccaggtccttctccgcagagctcctctccagcaggtcgtcccccagcctgtactgatacatgcggttgttccttcccaggtgcaggactctacacttgcccttgttaaacttcatttggtttcttcctgcccagctctccagccggcccaggtctcgctgaatggcagcacagccttctggcgtgtcggccactcctcccagctttgtatcattggcatacttgctgagggtggacactattccctcatcaaggtcatcgatgaagatgttgaacaagactggacccagcacgGACCCCTGGGGAATACCtctagtcacaggtctccagctggactctgcGCCACagatcaccaccctctgagctcgtccagtcagccagttctcaacccaccttactgtccactcgtctatcccacactttctcagctttgctagcaggatgtcgtgggaaacagtatcaaaagccttgctcaagtcaaggtagatgacatccactgctctccctccATCAACCCAactggtgatgccatcatagaaagCAATGAGGTTGGTTGAGCAcgatttccccttggtgaagccatgctgactactcctcataaccttcttctcttccaatggcttggagatggcatccagaacaagctgctccaacacctttccagggacagaggtgagactgactggcctgtactttcccagatcctccttcttgaagaccggagaGACATTGGCTGTCCTCCAgccttcaggcacctctcctcttctccagggcctttcaaagatgataaagAGCGGTTCGgcgatcacatctgccagctcccttagcacacacagatgcatcccatcaggacccatcgatttgtgtgtgttgagcCCACTCAAACACTCCCGAACCGCTCCCTCATCAACCGGGGGGagctctccatttcccagaccctttgtcctctcaCCAGGGGCGAGGAGTCCCGGGGaggagtccttgaagcaaagactgaagcaaagaaagcattcagtatctctgccttctcgGTGTCTCCCATgaccaggacccccccccccccgcctcattcagcaagggacccacattatccctagtcttccttctgctgtttacatacttgaaaaaaaccttattatcctttatctcttttgcaagcctcatctgtaggtgggctttagccttcctcatcgcgtccctgcaggccctgacaacatgtctatactcctcccaagaggacaggccctttttccacatttcatagaccttcctcttccttttgatcttatcgatgagctccttcctcatccatgcaggtttcCTACCCCCCTCCCGtgcctgccccccttccccgatttcctactctttgggatgcaccgatcctgagcttggaagaagtgcttaaatgtagcccagctctcagaAGCAtccttgccttctagcaacctagcccatgagatactcccaagcagttCCCGGAAGAGGTCTAAGTTGGCTCTTTGGAAGTCCAGGGTAGCAgtcctgcttttagccttacttcttccaccaagttccatcttgaactctaccatctcatggtcactgcatcctaagctgcccccaaccttcacaaGCCCATtcctgttggtaagaacaaggtccaggaaCACCCCCTGCCTCATCAGCTCCTCTGCCACCTGcgtcagaaaattgtcctcaaTGCATTGTAGGAACCATTTGGACTGCGtgtgcctggccgagttgcttacccagcagatgtctgggtaattgaagtcccctATGAGGACCAGCGCCCGTGATTGTGAAgctactagcagctgctcatagaaggcctcatcgacctcctcctcctgatctggtgacctgtagtacacccccacaacagtgtcccccataccagcccgctccttaattctcacccacaagctctccacttgtccttcaccctcccccaggagTGCTCCCTCACAGAAAGGGCAACCCCAGCCCCtcacttccccagcctgtctttcctaaaaaggacatagccctccatgacagcgttccagtcatgcgagctgtcccaccatgtctctgtgATCGCAACAAGATCATGGCCCTGTGACCGAACACAGATctcgagctcatcctgtttatgtCCCATGCTCCGCTcattggtgtacaggcacttttgggaagcagcaggtgcagtaaCCCCTGGAGGGATGCAAGAAGATGATTCCAGATGGGGTATCAGGAACGTTACCTTCTCTGAGGGGCCCTCAGACAGTcctatgggagagctcagaggtttttccctgtcttcaacagtgacagtagtgaTCACTTcacccagcccttctctgtcacttttagctaccctcccttcccccatcaaACCTAGTTCACTGTAATTTTACAGTGAACTAATTCATTGTAATTTTAATGTGTAGTAACTAGTTGACTACTAGTCAAATACTACAGAGAGCAAATATTCTTTGAATTTCTAATACTTTGCTTTTGGTATCATTATCTTGTTCTTGGCCAACACTTGAGCTTTATTTACCTTCCACTAGGAAGTGTTAAGAGCTAATTTggtacaggattttttttttattttttatttttggttttaggcaggcttctgtgattctgctaGTCCTAAGGGTAAACTAGAGTTAAGCTGACTTCCCTGAGACTACTGCAGCATCTCTTCCAGCATTGTTAATGCTCTGGCTTGCCTGCGGCAGATAAGCCAGTTCCCTTGTTAATTTCTTGGCaagagaaatgtatttgaagCCTACTTatcctttctggttttgtttgggAGAGGAATGATTGCTGCAAGTATAATTATGTAGTAAACTGAAGGCTTAGGCAGGTTCTGTCACCAGTATGGGAGAAGATAAGTGCGTTGGACtcgatccttgtgggtcccttccagctcaggatattctatgatttggATGTAAGCAGAAGATTGATAATTGCTGACACTGTCCTATATTTCACACTGCATCAATATTAAAGCATCAAGAATTTACCATAGATGTTGGTatcatttttctcatgttaGCATGATCTTTGTCCTAGGGAATGTCCTTGAACTTGGAGCCCGACAACGTTGGTGTTGTCGTGTTTGGTAACGACAGACTGATCAGGGAAGGGGATGTCGTGAAGAGGACTGGTGCCATTGTGGATGTTCCTGTTGGGGAAGAGCTGCTGGGCCGTGTAGTAGATGCCCTAGGCAATCCCATTGATGGGAAGGTCAGTGTAATGCTAAGCATTAAGCTTTCCTGTGTGATGCAGACTGCAACAGggttttttctctcttttaaggGTCCTATTACATTGAAGACGCGTAGGAGAGTTGGCTTAAAGGCCCCTGGCATCATTCCCAGAATCTCTGTGCGGGAACCTATGCAGACTGGTATTAAGGCTGTGGACAGTTTGGTGCCAATTGGCCGTGGACAGCGTGAGCTGATCATTGGTGACAGGCAGACTGGGTAAGTTAAATGCCcgaagaaaaatgtttccataaaTAGAGACTTGAATGCAGCATACTCTACTGTACGAACCTGAACACAGCTGGGTGGAGGTTGGGAGAACAATGGGTAGCTTAACTTAACCAAACTGTGTGTTGTACAGGAAAACATCAATTGCAATTGACACGATAATCAACCAGAAACGATTTAATGATGgaacagatgagaaaaagaagctGTACTGTATCTATGTTGCCATTGGCCAGAAGAGATCTACTGTTGCGCAGCTGGTGAAGAGGCTCACCGATGCAGGTATGGATTTCAATCATCAGCCTGGCAAATGAGGGCATCCTGTTCTTATTATAATGCTATGAACTCTCCTAATTGAAAGtacaaacaaattattttcttattagaTGAAAAACTAGTTTTTTCTGGACAACTTTTTACAGTTATCGTCAGGGATGGCACACCTTTTTACCATTGGATTAGAAAAGTAGTACGATGCCCTGAAACTGTTGAATTGCTTCTAAAAACATTATccttcatgttgttttttttcatcagagTTAGGGGAGTTTCCTCTTGGCAGTCAGGCTAGCCTGATTATAAGCTGTGGCCCGCAAGTATTTTTATGGACTTGGCGTTTGCTTCATTTGTGCACAAGTCAGTGTGAATGACAATTTAAAGTTTGGTGAAGAGACTTTACTGCCCAAACATAATCCATTATGTGATAGaatcttttcagaaacagtaaTTTGACAAAAAAGCTGCATATATAACAGAGCTTAGAAGAAATTAAGCACCTTACCTATTGCCTGCTGGTCAAGCAGAATCATAcctagtaggaaaaaaaaaggtattttagtGGCAATTTGTTTTGGACTGTGAAGTAGTGTAGCACCTTCTTGTAAAAGCTAATAAATCAGACTTCCAGATCTCTCTCTTCTAGAGCCCAAGGGTGTCTTAGTCAAAGTTTAAGCctcaatttaaatgaaaaataatctgtgagTGCTAGACAATAGCTGCTGTAAACTTGTTCTTGAAATTTCCTGAGTTAGTCAAGCTAACTGATAGGTTAATATCTGTTGTTCTTTCCTGTAACTAGTGATACTGCCTGGGTTTACTTCAGCAACTAGCACTTGGTATGCATGTTGCATTTGCCGATTACTGGCATGATAAGGTAATGTACTTAAAGTGACAAGTCTCTCAAATTCTTCCCAGATGCTATGAAGTACACGATTGTGGTGTCTGCCACAGCATCTGATGCTGCGCCCCTTCAGTATCTGGCTCCCTATTCAGGCTGCTCCATGGGGGAATACTTCAGAGACAGCGGAAAGCATGCATTGATCATCTATGATGACTTATCCAAGCAGGTCAGGAAACATTGCTTTATAGGCCTCATAGTCCAGAATTGATGCTTATAGCTTGTGGTgccacgttgggcgccaaaaaggactgtggtggttttaccatgctaggcagttgaacaccacaaccgctctctcactcctcagatgaggaggggaagaagtaaaggaaagaacaactcacgggttgagataaggataatttaattaaagagaaaaaaaaatatatatatatatattattaaggaaatattattattaattaaacaattcaactaaagggaaaaaagggaaaggggaagagggagggggaaagggaataacaaaacaaaacaagtaaaggctatgtggaagtgcagaggaaagaaattactctctacttcccacaactgagtgatgcttgaccatgtcctagaagcagggcctcaacgcacgtggccggtgttcgggaggaggacagacgtttttgcaacgagagcccacccctcccctcttcttcctttttccaccttttattgctgagtgtgacatcatatggtatggaatatccctttgggtggtttaggtcagctgccctggtgatgtttctctctcacttttttgcccactccctaggagggttagagagagtcctgatgctgtgccagcacttctcagcagcagacacaacaccagtgtgataccactgctgttctagctacaagtgcagagcgcagcactgtatgggctgctgcaagggaaagttaacatcccagccagacccagtacaatagCTGTAAGATCACCTTAGGCTTAAGAAATCCAAATTTAAACGAGCTACTGAAATCTGAGAGCTTTCTTTATGCTTCTGCACAGGCTGTTGCCTACCGTCAAATGTCTCTGCTGCTGCGCCGTCCACCTGGTCGTGAAGCCTACCCAGGTGATGTGTTCTACCTGCACTCCCGCCTGCTGGAGAGAGCGGCCAAAATGAATGATTCCTTTGGAGGTGGCTCTCTGACTGCCCTGCCTGTCATTGAAACTCAGGCTGGTGATGTGTCTGCTTACATTCCAACCAACGTCATCTCCATCACTGATGGACAGGTAGGGCTTACTCTTTGTCTGCCAGTAAGTTACACAGATGTACTGGCATGTCTGAAGGAGGCTTCTGAGCTTCTAACCAGGATAATAAGACAAATTTCTCCTGTAGATCTTCTTGGAAACCGAGCTGTTCTACAAAGGTATCCGTCCAGCCATCAATGTTGGTCTGTCTGTGTCCCGTGTGGGTTCTGCTGCTCAGACCAGGGCTATGAAGCAAGTAAGCATGGAATGATAGCTTCTGTCATCAGAGATGAGTAGTGTGCAGGTTGTCCAACCCATTTCACTCTTTACGGAGTCATGAATACAAAGGGAATTAAGTTGTGAATTCCTTGGTATTATGAAATAACTTGAGAAAACTTTCAAAGAACAAACTTGTGGGATCTGTGATATTTCTATCACATGCTGGCAGGAAGCAGGGCGTGGGGAGTAGAGGGAAGAGTAACTGTGTAGAGATGTTTGACTAGtcaaaaatagtttaattatGCTGAACTGGGTGCTGATCTAGCTGAATACAGAGAATGCTCTCAACACTACACTTTTTAATCCATATACAAGTTAAATGTATCAATTGTGATACTTTCAGGGAGGAATAAAAAGTTATGGCCAGACAGTGTGGGATTTCTTAATGTGATTAATCACCTATTTAGCTGACTTGTGACAACTGTCAGCTGAAGATGACCCACAGACAACtagattcatttaaaaactaGTGAAACTCAGTGTGACCTCACCTTCTATTGTAGGTGGCAGGTACCATGAAGCTGGAATTGGCTCAATACCGTGAAGTAGCTGCCTTCGCTCAGTTTGGGTCTGATCTGGATGCTGCCACGCAGCAGTTGCTGAATCGTGGTGTGCGTCTGACAGAGCTCCTCAAACAAGGACAGTATGGTGAGTGCTTTGGGTGTAACGTACCTGCATTCCCTCTTAGTTTGTTGTGTTGGTCTTCGTGGCAGCGTGAAGATATCCTTTGGGTATTGCAAATGCAGGCTTGACTTGCATAAATACAGCTGATCTTCAGAGAGACTCTCTGATACTGATGTATCCTGACACAAGAGTTGTTGATGGTAcgaatgttttctttcatgcagTTCCCATGGCTATTGAAGAACAGGTTGCAGTTATCTATGCTGGTGTAAGAGGTCACTTGGACAAGCTGGAGCCCAGCAAAATCACTAAATTTGAGAGTGCTTTCCTAGCTCATGTACTGAGCCAGCACCAGGCCCTCCTCTCCACATTAAGGTATAATAATTTATCTTAGCTCATCCCGGGGTGAGAGCTGGAGCACAGATAATGGTCGCTGAACCGTGAAGCTAGTGTATTCTTGAACATCTGgccttctgctgcctctgaCTAGAGGTTAAATCAGCCTGCCTGCTGTCCTTGCACTGTTATCCAGAGCTCAGTATCTTGTCTGCAGTTTTTACTCGAAAAATCCAGCTGATGCTTAAAATGAACCTATTTGCATGCTTGTCCTGTAATCTGAAATTGAAATCACTTCAGGCAGTGAGTTGGCATGATTCTGATAGCTGTGAGTTATTAGAATATTGTAGATTaagtgctgcttgctgccttgTTACTGAGCTGTTGGGATTTGAGTATTTTCATAGTCTTGTCCTGTGACCTGGTTCTAGCTTGCTTTGTCCTGAGTCAGATCTGTGCATTCCACCTCTGTGGCGTAGCTGTACCCAGTTCAGCAAGGCTCTGTTCTGAGAGTGTTTTTTGACAAACCTTAGTTCTTAACAGGACAAACTCTTCTGGAGGAGAAGGGATGTTGTGTTAGTAaagtgtgtggttttttttgttattttttaacttggGAATTAACTGTACATTCATTTCTGTGTCAGAAGCTTAATTAAACTCTGTTTCAACAGGACCGAAGGGAAGATCTCTGACCAGACAGAAGCGAAGTTGAAGGAAATAGTCACAAATTTCCTGGCTACTTTCGAGGCATAAACTCTTAACCATTCAAACAGATTAGGTGTTTTTTGTGGTCATGTGCTCCAGCTCCATCAAAGACTTAAAAGTATGCGCGACTTGAATCTACAGATCTCACTGAGAATTAAAATTTCTATGTAAAAAGACTTGGATATTCTGTTCTCAATTACTGTCCTTTTGGCTAGCTGCTCTAACTACACATGTGCACAACTTCCCTGGATGCATGCTTGTTAAAGGAACTCTGAAAAACCAGGGTGCGTTTGACTGTTGAGTAGATCAAACTCCCTGTATAAAACCTGGGAGGGGTAGTGGTGGGATTTTGTGGCTGACTGGTTCCCATCATGACAACTGAGGGTTGCTCTTGTTGCTTGTATTGTTTTTGCTAGACAGCTGATGTTAGAGGAAGGCATACACCTGTGGAAGCTGTCGAGCTGTCTTGGCATGGGTGGTAGCTAATACCTCACAGTATTCTTATCCTCTAGCAGTCTAATACTGTGATAGAGTATTTCTTAGAACTGCTAAGTCATGCTCCTGGTGCCTGGCCTTCAGAAGATGTATTCTTTTAGAACTGATTGTCCCTGTGTCTCAGGACACGTGCATGTTTAGCTGTTACGTTAACTGTGAGGGATTTAAATACTTACTACCTTCCTCGGTGGTTTGCTGCAGTTCTGTCAATAACCTTCAGTCACAACTGGTTTGTAGGAAAATTAAATAGAGCATCTGTTCCATTCCTGACTTTCTACTTGGTACCCTAAATGGAGCTTATGTCAAGTACAAGGTTCCAGTGTTAGATCGTGTAGCTGAAGTGGAAAAGTTTGGCTTCAAGTGTGATTTAGCTGTGCTGACAACGTCTGTTACTGGATCGGTTGGGAAGCTGGAAGCAAGTGGAGCTGTGGGGTGTGCTGGCCACAGGGTGGTGCTTACGAGGCAGAGAAACAGCGTGTGGGTAAGCGCTGCAGGGTCCTCTTGGAAGCAAGCGTGGGCTGCCTCTGACTAAATCATCTGAATGGCAGACAGTGAGAGATTGCTGGCAGACACCTAGGAAAGCT
The Oxyura jamaicensis isolate SHBP4307 breed ruddy duck unplaced genomic scaffold, BPBGC_Ojam_1.0 oxyUn_random_OJ60829, whole genome shotgun sequence DNA segment above includes these coding regions:
- the LOC118158894 gene encoding ATP synthase subunit alpha, mitochondrial-like, whose product is AKSVLKYLLGTAEVSSILEERILGADTSAELEETGHVLSIGDGIARVYGLRNVQAEEMVEFSSGLKGMSLNLEPDNVGVVVFGNDRLIREGDVVKRTGAIVDVPVGEELLGRVVDALGNPIDGKGPITLKTRRRVGLKAPGIIPRISVREPMQTGIKAVDSLVPIGRGQRELIIGDRQTGKTSIAIDTIINQKRFNDGTDEKKKLYCIYVAIGQKRSTVAQLVKRLTDADAMKYTIVVSATASDAAPLQYLAPYSGCSMGEYFRDSGKHALIIYDDLSKQAVAYRQMSLLLRRPPGREAYPGDVFYLHSRLLERAAKMNDSFGGGSLTALPVIETQAGDVSAYIPTNVISITDGQIFLETELFYKGIRPAINVGLSVSRVGSAAQTRAMKQVAGTMKLELAQYREVAAFAQFGSDLDAATQQLLNRGVRLTELLKQGQYVPMAIEEQVAVIYAGVRGHLDKLEPSKITKFESAFLAHVLSQHQALLSTLRTEGKISDQTEAKLKEIVTNFLATFEA